Proteins from a genomic interval of Shewanella seohaensis:
- the glmM gene encoding phosphoglucosamine mutase: protein MSERKFFGTDGIRGKVGSGQMTPELALKLGWAAGRVLSRSGTKKVIIGKDTRISGYMFESALEAGLSAAGLNVMLMGPMPTPAVAYLTRTFRAEAGVVISASHNPYYDNGIKFFSNDGSKLDDNLELEIEAELEKPLECVESHLLGKVSRIEDARGRYIEYCKGNFPADQTLTGLKIVVDCAHGATYHIAPAVFRELGAEVIAIGDKPNGVNINDKVGATSMAKICETVLTEGADLGIALDGDGDRIMMVNSRGEVIDGDQILYILACDAKARGVLRGGVVGTLMSNLGLDLALQALDIPFARSKVGDRYVMELLKELDWRIGGENSGHILNLDHGTTGDGIVAGILVLAAMRRQNATLEQLTAPMEMLPQVLVNVRFEGEHDPLSSDKVKAAQAQVESELGARGRVLLRKSGTEPLIRVMVEGDDHNTVLAHANLIADAVKSAS, encoded by the coding sequence ATGAGCGAACGTAAATTTTTTGGAACCGATGGTATTCGTGGCAAGGTAGGTTCAGGCCAGATGACTCCCGAGCTGGCATTAAAGTTGGGTTGGGCGGCTGGACGTGTGTTATCCCGCAGCGGCACGAAAAAAGTGATTATTGGTAAAGATACTCGTATTTCGGGTTATATGTTTGAGTCCGCTTTAGAGGCGGGTCTTTCGGCAGCGGGCCTCAATGTGATGTTAATGGGACCCATGCCAACACCCGCTGTGGCATATCTTACTCGCACTTTCCGTGCAGAAGCGGGTGTGGTGATCAGTGCATCCCACAATCCATACTACGATAATGGCATTAAATTTTTCTCCAATGATGGCAGCAAGCTCGACGATAACTTAGAGCTAGAAATTGAAGCCGAATTGGAAAAGCCCTTAGAGTGTGTTGAGTCGCATTTATTGGGCAAAGTGTCACGTATTGAAGATGCGCGTGGCCGTTATATCGAATATTGCAAGGGTAACTTCCCTGCGGATCAAACCCTAACAGGGTTAAAAATTGTCGTGGACTGTGCTCACGGTGCAACCTATCACATTGCACCTGCGGTATTTCGTGAGTTAGGTGCAGAGGTGATTGCCATTGGTGATAAGCCCAATGGTGTCAACATCAATGACAAAGTGGGCGCCACGTCCATGGCGAAAATTTGTGAAACCGTATTGACCGAAGGCGCCGATTTAGGGATTGCACTCGATGGTGACGGTGACCGGATTATGATGGTCAACAGCCGCGGTGAAGTTATCGATGGTGACCAAATTCTCTATATTCTGGCCTGCGATGCTAAAGCCCGTGGCGTGCTGCGTGGTGGCGTTGTCGGCACGCTAATGTCTAACCTAGGCCTCGATTTAGCCTTACAAGCCTTAGATATTCCTTTTGCCCGCTCTAAAGTGGGTGACCGTTATGTGATGGAGTTACTGAAAGAACTCGATTGGCGCATTGGCGGTGAAAACTCGGGCCACATCCTTAACCTTGACCATGGCACGACGGGAGATGGTATCGTGGCTGGTATCTTGGTATTGGCGGCAATGCGTCGACAAAATGCCACACTAGAGCAACTCACTGCCCCAATGGAGATGCTGCCACAAGTGTTAGTGAATGTGCGTTTTGAGGGGGAACACGACCCATTAAGCTCAGATAAAGTTAAAGCCGCTCAAGCTCAGGTTGAATCAGAACTGGGGGCCCGAGGTCGCGTATTACTACGTAAATCAGGTACTGAACCGTTAATTCGCGTAATGGTTGAAGGTGATGATCACAATACTGTGTTAGCGCACGCCAATTTGATCGCAGATGCGGTAAAATCGGCGAGCTAA
- the folP gene encoding dihydropteroate synthase, which yields MFELIAGTKRLSLASPVVMGILNVTPDSFSDGGKFSSFELACQHADDMVAQGALIIDIGGESTRPGAADVTVEDELARVIPLVEYVAKHHDVWISVDTSKPEVMRQAVNAGAHLINDVRALLEPGALETAAQLNVPICLMHMQGAPRSMQTAPEYQDVVADVTEFLCERIQACIDAGIPRERLLIDPGFGFGKTLEHNYELLAKLERFEPFELPILIGLSRKSMIGNLLARPTSERLAGSLAGAMIAAQKGAHIIRVHDVPETVDMLKVLQATQAYR from the coding sequence GTGTTTGAATTAATTGCTGGAACCAAACGCTTATCCTTAGCTTCGCCCGTCGTGATGGGCATTCTGAATGTTACTCCCGATTCTTTTTCCGACGGTGGAAAGTTCTCTTCCTTTGAATTAGCTTGTCAACATGCCGATGACATGGTGGCCCAAGGTGCGCTTATCATCGATATCGGTGGCGAGTCGACGAGGCCGGGTGCGGCCGATGTGACGGTTGAGGATGAACTTGCCCGTGTGATCCCTCTGGTGGAATATGTCGCTAAACATCATGATGTGTGGATTTCAGTCGATACCAGTAAACCGGAAGTGATGCGACAAGCGGTGAATGCAGGTGCGCATTTAATTAACGATGTGCGAGCCTTGTTAGAGCCGGGGGCATTAGAGACAGCGGCGCAGCTGAATGTGCCCATCTGTTTAATGCACATGCAGGGCGCGCCGCGCAGTATGCAAACTGCACCCGAATACCAAGACGTTGTTGCCGATGTTACTGAGTTTTTGTGCGAGCGTATTCAAGCCTGTATCGATGCGGGGATCCCGCGGGAGCGATTGTTAATCGACCCGGGCTTTGGCTTTGGTAAAACCTTAGAACATAACTATGAACTGCTCGCGAAGTTAGAGCGTTTTGAGCCGTTTGAGCTGCCGATATTGATAGGTTTATCCCGTAAGAGCATGATAGGAAACCTTCTCGCTAGACCGACCTCCGAGCGTCTAGCGGGGAGCCTTGCTGGTGCCATGATAGCGGCCCAGAAAGGGGCACATATCATTCGTGTCCATGATGTCCCTGAAACTGTCGATATGCTGAAAGTGTTACAAGCGACACAGGCATATCGATAA
- the rlmE gene encoding 23S rRNA (uridine(2552)-2'-O)-methyltransferase RlmE — protein MSGKKRTASSARWMQEHFDDHYVKLAQKRGLRSRAAFKLEELQEKDQLIRPGMTVVDLGAAPGGWSQIAVKLTGDKGKVIACDILPMDPIVGVDFLQGDFREEKVLEALLTRVGADKVDVVLSDMAPNMSGTGGVDQPRAMYLVELALDMCHQVLAPNGSFAVKVFQGEGFDEYMKAVKEAFKVVKTRKPDSSRARSREVYLVATGYKL, from the coding sequence ATGTCAGGTAAAAAACGAACAGCCAGTTCCGCCCGTTGGATGCAGGAACACTTTGATGATCATTATGTCAAACTAGCACAGAAACGGGGATTGCGTTCGCGCGCTGCGTTCAAGCTTGAGGAGCTCCAGGAGAAGGACCAATTGATCCGCCCAGGTATGACTGTGGTGGACTTAGGTGCGGCTCCTGGTGGTTGGTCTCAAATAGCCGTCAAGCTGACGGGAGATAAAGGTAAAGTTATCGCCTGTGATATTTTGCCAATGGATCCCATCGTCGGCGTGGATTTCTTGCAAGGGGACTTTCGTGAAGAGAAAGTGCTCGAAGCATTGCTAACTCGCGTCGGTGCGGATAAGGTTGACGTTGTATTGTCTGATATGGCGCCCAATATGAGTGGTACAGGTGGTGTGGATCAGCCGCGCGCCATGTATTTGGTGGAATTGGCGTTAGATATGTGTCATCAAGTGTTGGCACCAAATGGTAGTTTTGCTGTCAAAGTCTTTCAGGGGGAGGGCTTTGATGAGTATATGAAGGCGGTTAAAGAGGCATTCAAAGTAGTCAAAACACGTAAGCCAGACTCGTCGCGGGCACGCTCGCGTGAAGTCTATCTTGTGGCGACAGGATACAAGTTGTAG
- the yhbY gene encoding ribosome assembly RNA-binding protein YhbY produces the protein MNLTTKQKQHLKGLAHNLKPVVQLGANGLTEGVLAEIESALSHHELIKVKVASTDRELKNAIVDAIVRETQSAKVQLIGHILVIYRQSPEMKIALPRAK, from the coding sequence ATGAACTTAACAACCAAACAGAAACAGCATCTAAAAGGTCTGGCGCATAATTTAAAGCCAGTGGTGCAGCTTGGTGCCAATGGCCTGACTGAAGGTGTACTGGCTGAAATTGAAAGCGCACTCTCTCATCATGAATTAATCAAAGTGAAAGTTGCCTCTACCGATAGAGAGCTAAAAAATGCCATCGTTGACGCCATTGTACGCGAAACTCAATCTGCAAAAGTGCAACTTATTGGTCATATTCTGGTGATTTATCGTCAATCGCCTGAAATGAAAATTGCCCTGCCAAGAGCTAAGTAA
- the secF gene encoding protein translocase subunit SecF — translation MKNLNLTKWRYVSSAISIFLMLASLTIIGMKGFNWGLDFTGGVVTEVQLDRRITSSELQPLLNAAYQQEVTVISASEPGRWVLRYADTAQSNVDIAQALAPVGEVQVLNTSIVGPQVGKELAEQGGLALLVAMLCILGYLSYRFEWRLASGALFALVHDVIFVLAFFSLTQMEFNLTVLAAVLAILGYSLNDSIIIADRIRELLIAKPKLAIQEINNQAIVATFSRTMVTSGTTLMTVGALWIMGGGPLEGFSIAMFIGILTGTFSSISVGTSLPEFLGLTPEHYKVQVITDTP, via the coding sequence ATGAAGAATCTCAATCTAACTAAATGGCGTTATGTGTCGAGCGCTATCTCTATCTTTTTAATGTTGGCCTCTCTCACCATCATCGGGATGAAAGGCTTTAACTGGGGCTTAGACTTTACAGGCGGTGTGGTAACTGAGGTTCAGCTCGACAGAAGGATCACCAGCAGCGAGCTGCAACCGCTATTGAACGCGGCTTATCAGCAAGAGGTGACGGTGATTTCGGCCAGTGAGCCCGGACGTTGGGTATTACGCTATGCCGATACGGCGCAAAGTAATGTCGATATTGCGCAAGCCTTAGCGCCTGTGGGGGAGGTGCAAGTACTGAACACCAGTATTGTCGGCCCGCAAGTGGGTAAAGAGTTAGCCGAGCAGGGCGGTCTTGCTTTGTTGGTGGCCATGCTGTGTATCTTAGGCTATTTGAGTTATCGCTTCGAATGGCGTCTCGCCTCCGGTGCGTTGTTTGCATTGGTGCACGACGTGATTTTCGTGCTCGCGTTTTTCTCATTAACCCAAATGGAGTTTAATTTAACCGTGCTCGCCGCCGTGCTGGCGATTTTAGGCTATTCGCTCAACGATTCGATCATTATTGCCGACCGGATCCGGGAGTTATTGATTGCTAAGCCAAAGCTTGCTATCCAAGAGATTAACAACCAAGCGATTGTCGCGACATTTTCCCGTACCATGGTAACCTCGGGAACCACCTTAATGACGGTGGGTGCGTTATGGATTATGGGCGGAGGGCCGTTAGAAGGATTCTCGATTGCCATGTTTATCGGCATTTTAACTGGCACTTTCTCATCAATATCGGTCGGGACTTCATTGCCCGAATTTTTGGGATTAACGCCAGAGCATTATAAAGTGCAAGTCATCACAGATACGCCATAA
- the greA gene encoding transcription elongation factor GreA, whose translation MTKVPMTVVGAEQLRKELDMLKFERRPKITEAIASARELGDLKENAEYHAAREEQGICEARIRDIEGKLSNAQIIDVTKMANNGRIIFGTTVTILNLDTDAEVTYRIVGDDEANIKENLISVNSPIARGLVGKNEGDEVSIATPGGLTDYEIISVQYI comes from the coding sequence ATGACTAAGGTTCCTATGACAGTTGTCGGTGCAGAACAGCTGCGTAAAGAGTTAGATATGCTCAAGTTTGAACGTCGCCCGAAAATCACTGAAGCGATTGCCTCAGCGAGAGAGTTAGGCGATCTGAAGGAAAACGCGGAATATCATGCAGCCCGTGAAGAGCAAGGGATCTGTGAAGCGCGTATCCGTGACATTGAAGGCAAACTTTCTAACGCGCAGATCATCGACGTGACTAAGATGGCGAACAATGGTCGTATCATTTTTGGTACCACTGTGACTATCCTCAATCTGGATACTGATGCGGAAGTGACTTACCGTATCGTGGGCGACGATGAAGCTAACATCAAAGAAAACCTGATTTCAGTCAACTCTCCGATTGCCCGTGGTTTAGTGGGTAAGAATGAAGGTGATGAAGTGTCGATCGCAACCCCTGGTGGTTTGACCGATTACGAAATTATTTCGGTGCAATATATCTAA
- a CDS encoding DUF4198 domain-containing protein — translation MKLRLLALVSALCISPLASSHDRWILPSHYNVSAESQEAVWITSDVSASNQVFMFDKPVTASDVRVYLPDGKPSSPSSSYTGGRKSVFDVQLLQDGTYKFEKEVTPRYFSVYKIKGKEGMVRSRLDKKATAAVMPKDAYELKGSLNVARVETYVTRNKPTDKVLAPKGEYLELVPITHPADIVENEPATLQFVYDGKPVEGVSVAIMKDGSLYRNKPEEISLTSDKEGKVAMTLPAAGRYLLHASIERPSPDKSLADKTVSEIFLTFEAGLE, via the coding sequence ATGAAACTACGTTTACTTGCCTTAGTTAGCGCGCTCTGCATCAGCCCATTGGCGAGCAGCCATGACCGCTGGATTTTACCCAGCCACTATAACGTCTCGGCCGAAAGCCAAGAGGCGGTATGGATCACCTCGGATGTATCCGCCAGTAACCAAGTGTTTATGTTTGATAAACCGGTCACCGCCAGCGATGTGCGAGTGTACTTACCCGATGGTAAGCCAAGCTCCCCAAGTTCAAGTTACACAGGTGGTCGTAAATCGGTTTTCGACGTGCAATTACTGCAAGACGGTACCTATAAGTTTGAAAAGGAAGTCACGCCAAGATACTTTTCTGTTTACAAAATCAAAGGTAAAGAAGGCATGGTTCGCAGTCGACTCGATAAAAAAGCGACAGCGGCCGTGATGCCAAAGGATGCCTATGAACTAAAAGGTTCATTAAATGTGGCGCGGGTCGAAACCTATGTGACCCGTAACAAACCAACCGATAAGGTACTGGCGCCGAAAGGTGAATACTTGGAATTGGTGCCTATTACCCATCCCGCTGATATCGTTGAAAATGAACCCGCAACACTGCAGTTTGTTTACGATGGTAAGCCCGTCGAAGGCGTGAGTGTGGCGATCATGAAGGATGGCAGCCTGTACCGTAACAAGCCGGAAGAAATCAGTTTAACTTCGGATAAAGAAGGTAAAGTGGCGATGACGCTGCCAGCTGCTGGTCGTTATCTGCTGCATGCTTCAATCGAACGTCCAAGTCCTGATAAATCTCTTGCCGATAAAACAGTTAGCGAAATCTTTTTGACCTTCGAAGCTGGGCTCGAATAA
- a CDS encoding DUF2271 domain-containing protein: MRQLIRTSAIGALFVSSAVFAAPKMTVDLTLPEITEGQYHRPYVAVWVEDAKGQTVKTLSLWVWDEGHKWLKDIRRWWRKAGREDMSFVDGIASATKPAGHYTIDWDLTDDAGKPLTPASYTVFIEVVREHGGRDLVRQNIDLTAGDFTAQLPATTETGVIDIRLSGMTR; this comes from the coding sequence ATGCGTCAGCTTATTCGCACCAGCGCCATCGGTGCGTTGTTTGTGAGTTCAGCGGTATTTGCCGCGCCAAAAATGACCGTTGATTTGACCTTGCCTGAAATTACCGAAGGCCAGTATCACCGTCCCTATGTGGCCGTGTGGGTTGAGGATGCCAAGGGTCAAACCGTTAAAACTTTAAGCCTATGGGTATGGGACGAGGGCCATAAATGGCTCAAGGACATTCGCCGTTGGTGGCGAAAGGCGGGGCGTGAAGACATGAGTTTTGTCGACGGTATTGCCTCGGCGACCAAGCCTGCAGGCCATTACACAATTGATTGGGACTTAACGGATGACGCGGGTAAGCCGCTGACTCCTGCCTCCTACACAGTGTTTATCGAAGTGGTGCGCGAGCACGGCGGGCGTGACCTCGTGAGACAAAATATTGATTTAACGGCGGGGGATTTTACCGCCCAACTACCAGCGACCACTGAAACTGGCGTGATTGATATTCGCTTAAGCGGTATGACTCGCTAA
- a CDS encoding PepSY-associated TM helix domain-containing protein yields MKLKVSKSSLSFARIIHVYVSMALLLLMLFFAVTGITLNHPNWFSSADQEPRREQFDIPNYLIPAAPQEPEWRLAAGHWLKSQWDMDIGTADIDEDEISLVNKGPGTYRTVTLDLLDGKAYVETLDYGVVAVLNDLHKGRNTGIVWAWVLDLCALLIILFSLTGAYLLLPQTKRLKKSLFYMVLVSSGCALVYVYFVP; encoded by the coding sequence TTGAAATTAAAAGTTAGTAAATCATCGCTTTCCTTCGCTCGGATTATTCATGTTTATGTCTCTATGGCACTGCTGCTGTTAATGCTGTTTTTTGCCGTAACCGGGATCACCTTAAACCATCCCAATTGGTTTTCATCAGCAGATCAAGAACCGCGACGTGAACAGTTTGATATTCCTAACTATTTGATACCCGCAGCGCCGCAGGAGCCTGAGTGGCGTTTAGCGGCGGGGCATTGGTTAAAAAGCCAGTGGGATATGGATATTGGCACTGCCGATATCGATGAGGATGAGATAAGTCTAGTGAATAAAGGCCCAGGCACGTACCGCACCGTCACCTTAGATCTGCTCGACGGCAAAGCCTATGTTGAGACCTTAGATTATGGCGTTGTTGCAGTGCTTAACGATCTGCACAAGGGGCGCAATACCGGGATAGTCTGGGCTTGGGTGTTAGATCTCTGCGCCTTGCTGATTATTCTCTTTTCGCTCACCGGCGCTTATTTGCTGCTGCCTCAAACTAAACGACTTAAAAAATCCTTGTTTTATATGGTGCTCGTCAGCTCAGGCTGTGCACTTGTGTATGTCTACTTTGTTCCATAG